AAAAGCATTGGCGGATAACGGAGTGATCGCCATCGCATACGAAACCATCCAGCTTGATGACCGGTCTTTGCCGCTTTTGACACCGATGAGTGAAGTGGCAGGCCGTATGGCTGTCCAAATCGGCGCGCAATTTTTAGAAAAACCAAATGGCGGGAAAGGCATTCTCTTGAGCGGAGTTCCTGGAGTTGCCCCAGGAGAAGTCGTGATCGTCGGCGGCGGCACCGTCGGATTGAATGCCGCCAAAATGGCGGTCGGTTCGGGTGCGCGCGTCACCATCCTCGACGTTAATCCAGACCGTCTTCGTTATCTCGATGATATTTTCGGCAGCCGCATCACAACACTGATGTCCAATTCCTACAATCTCGAACAGGCTGTCGGCAAAGCAGACTTGTTGATCGGCTGTGTTCTCATCCCTGGAGCCCGTGCGCCAAAACTCGTCAAAGACTACATGGTAAAAGGAATGTCCGCAGGTTCTGTAATCGTCGATGTAGCCATCGATCAAGGCGGCTCGATCGAAACGATCGACCGCGTTACGACTCATTCCAATCCGACCTACGAAAAATATGGGGTCATTCATTATGCAGTAGCCAATATGCCAGGGGCTGTCGCAAGAACATCCACGCTTGCGTTGACAAATGTAACGATCCCCTATGCGCTGCAAATTGCAAACAAAGGCGTCCAAAAGGCAATTGCCGACAATAAGGCATTGTATCGCGGCGTAAACGTGGCGTTTGGTTCCGTTACGTACGAAGCTGTCGCCAAAGACCTTGGCTACGTGTTTGTCCCGGCAGATAAAGCAATGGAATTGAAAGTAGCGGCAATTTAATAATTTTTCACTAATTGTATTCGGTTGTCGGAATCCTACTGGTAAGCAGTGTAGGTACGATCTCATCAGAAAGCCGTATGAGGGAAAACCTCACGTACGGTTTGTTGAGGAAGGGATGAAGAGTAAAGTGCGGGTTCTCGCCCGCAAGTGAAATTCATTCCTTTACCCTATACGTGGTTAGTATTTGACGATTACGCCATAACAAGCTTACTTAAATGAATTTTGTTATCGGTTCAATCGTCGAATGTTTACCGGGGAATTGTTTGAAAGGCTCATTCAAGCGTGTATCAATTCATCCACAGTGAACTATATGGGTTTGAAGAAGTCATCGTTCCTGACTGAGAAATGCTATTACCCCATGCATCATACTGATACTGTGCTACCACATTACCATTTCCATCAGTCACAGTACCACCCGTTGAACGGGTGGTACTGTGACTCTTCCACTGTATTTGCCTTCCTTTTTAGCTAAATCAATTCCTTCACGTTGTCGCATTCGCTTGAACTGGAGTGAAAGCGAGACTTTCCCCGTTTTTTTCTACCGATACGAGGTCATTTGACACTTTCATGATGGCATTCCACTTTCAACTCTCCATTATGGAAATACATCTCATATTTGCCATCAAACTCAAGTTGATTTTGTTGACATAATTCAATAGTTTTAACATATCTGCAATTTTCAAGGCTGCCGTTTTTATTGATTCGGGTGTTGTTCCATCTTAGATTACGAATCGGATTGGGACAAGGACTTCGGATCAATCGGATGCATGGAATCATTTTCGTGCATGAATGTATATCTCAGCAACAAAGAAACATCATTCAGGACGAGGGGACTAGAAATGAAATCATTCAAATTATTAACCATTATGGCCGCGAGTCTCGTTGCTTCGACTATGACAAGCGTAGCATTTGCAAGTGCTGCTACATTTTCGGATACTGGCAATTCTTATGCTTTAAGCGAAATTCAAACTCTATCGAATGCTGGAATTCTATCCGGGTATAAGGATGGAACATTTCGGCCCAACCATCCAATGACCCGCGAAGAGTTTGCTGTCGTACTGGCAAAATCATTAAAACTTACTCCGGATGCATCGGCGTCTTCGCAATTTACGGATGTTGACGGATGGGCAAGGCCATATGTTGGGGCTTTGGTCAATGATAAGCTTACCAGCGGAATCAGCGCCACACAATTTGGTGCACAGCATTTGATTTCGCGGGAGCAATTGGCGGTTTTCTTTATCAGGGCTCTCGGTGAAGAAAATTTTGCGAGACAGATGAGCCTTTCGCCAACGTTTTCGGATGCCAAAACAATAGACGAGTATGCTGTGCCATACGTTGCGATCGCCCAAAAAATAGGTCTGCTGAAAGGTTCCGCAAATTCCGACGGATCATTTCAGTTGAATCCGGCACAATCTGCAGACAGGCAAGCGGTTGCCCGACTTGCTTATGAGGTTTATGCGAATGCTGGCTCCTATCAATCACGAGTCGATACGATGGCAAAAACATTGGACATTTTAAACAAATCAAATGCAGCAATGGAAGCCGAACATTCGTTTCAAATGAATGTTGCATTACATGCAACAGGCAATGGTTCCCCAGGCCAAATTCACACACAATTGGCGTTGGAAATCGATTATACGAAACAACCGGCCATCATTCATGCAAAAGGCAATGTTTCGATCTCTGCGGACGGGAATTCAGGTGCAAATGCACAGGGTACGATACCGCTTGAAGTGTATGAGGTGAATGGAACGGTTCATATCTTAAATCCTTTTACAAATACGTGGGACAAACAGTCGGCAGATGGAAGCTTGATCCCGTTGCCAAACTTTACGCAACATCAATCGGAAATCAATATGCTTGCAGCGGACCTTCGTGCGACGAAAACCGGAGATTCCTATGTCCTGACGGGTACTCTTGACGATCATGAGATGAACGCTTTAATGGGCGGGAATGATGCAATCCCACAAAATGTTCCGGGTTTGCATGCAACTCCAAGTACTACAAACGTTACGATCGTCATTGATAAACATACAAATCTGTTAAACAGCATGACATTGGAGTTGCCGCCGGAGGCGAACGGGAGTTTTGCCATTACATGGTCCAACTACAACAACGTAGCGCCCATCCAAGTACCGCAGGATGTTTTACATTCGTAATCAGGGCGCACACACCGTGTGATCAATGATCTCTGACGAAAAAACCTCCAAAACCACAATGAAAGTGGGGTTGGAGGTTCATTTCCTTATGCTTTCTGTAATGCAGCCTTGGCCTTAAATTCGATGCGCCGGCGGTGCAAGATGGGCTCGGTGTAACCATTTGGCTGTTCATAACC
Above is a window of Fodinisporobacter ferrooxydans DNA encoding:
- the ald gene encoding alanine dehydrogenase → MKIGIPREIKNNENRVAITPGGVEVLKNNGHTVYIESSAGVGSGFADEEYRQKGATILSSAADVWTQSDMIMKVKEPLPEEYTYFREGLILFTYLHLAPEPALTKALADNGVIAIAYETIQLDDRSLPLLTPMSEVAGRMAVQIGAQFLEKPNGGKGILLSGVPGVAPGEVVIVGGGTVGLNAAKMAVGSGARVTILDVNPDRLRYLDDIFGSRITTLMSNSYNLEQAVGKADLLIGCVLIPGARAPKLVKDYMVKGMSAGSVIVDVAIDQGGSIETIDRVTTHSNPTYEKYGVIHYAVANMPGAVARTSTLALTNVTIPYALQIANKGVQKAIADNKALYRGVNVAFGSVTYEAVAKDLGYVFVPADKAMELKVAAI
- a CDS encoding DUF6612 family protein, which codes for MKSFKLLTIMAASLVASTMTSVAFASAATFSDTGNSYALSEIQTLSNAGILSGYKDGTFRPNHPMTREEFAVVLAKSLKLTPDASASSQFTDVDGWARPYVGALVNDKLTSGISATQFGAQHLISREQLAVFFIRALGEENFARQMSLSPTFSDAKTIDEYAVPYVAIAQKIGLLKGSANSDGSFQLNPAQSADRQAVARLAYEVYANAGSYQSRVDTMAKTLDILNKSNAAMEAEHSFQMNVALHATGNGSPGQIHTQLALEIDYTKQPAIIHAKGNVSISADGNSGANAQGTIPLEVYEVNGTVHILNPFTNTWDKQSADGSLIPLPNFTQHQSEINMLAADLRATKTGDSYVLTGTLDDHEMNALMGGNDAIPQNVPGLHATPSTTNVTIVIDKHTNLLNSMTLELPPEANGSFAITWSNYNNVAPIQVPQDVLHS